A stretch of Bos indicus x Bos taurus breed Angus x Brahman F1 hybrid chromosome 17, Bos_hybrid_MaternalHap_v2.0, whole genome shotgun sequence DNA encodes these proteins:
- the UNG gene encoding uracil-DNA glycosylase yields the protein MIGQKTLYSFFSPNPARKRSACSPEPADPGTRGVAAVAQSGDVAASPAKKPRVGPEEPGTPPSSPLSPEQLIRIQRNKAAALLRLAARNVPVGFGESWKKHLSGEFGKPYFIKLMGFVAEERKHYTVYPPPHQVFTWTQMCDIRDVKVVILGQDPYHGPNQAHGLCFSVQRPVPPPPSLENIYKELSTDIDGFVHPGHGDLSGWAKQGVLLLNAVLTVRAHQANSHKERGWEQFTDAVVSWLNQNAHGLVFLLWGSYAQKKGSAIDRKRHHVLQTAHPSPLSVYRGFFGCRHFSKTNELLQKSGKEPINWKDL from the exons ATGATCGGCCAGAAGACGCTCTACTCCTTCTTCTCCCCGAACCCCGCCAGGAAGCGAAGTGCTTGCAGCCCCGAGCCGGCCGACCCGGGGACCCGGGGCGTGGCGGCCGTAGCTCAGAGCGGGGATGTGGCG GCCAGCCCCGCCAAGAAGCCCCGGGTCGGACCGGAGGAGCCCGGCACGCCGCCCTCTTCGCCGCTGAGCCCGGAGCAGTTGATCCGCATCCAGAGGAACAAGGCGGCCGCGCTGCTCAGACTCGCGGCGCGTAACGTGCCGGTGGGTTTTGGTGAGAGTTGGAAGAAGCACCTCAGCGGGGAGTTCGGGAAGCCATACTTCATAAAG CTTATGGGATTTgttgcagaagaaagaaaacattacacTGTTTACCCTCCCCCTCACCAAGTCTTCACATGGACCCAAATGTGTGACATAAGAGAT GTGAAGGTCGTCATCTTGGGACAGGATCCATATCACGGACCCAATCAAGCTCATGGGCTCTGCTTCAGTGTTCAGAGACCCGTACCGCCCCCGCCCAG TTTGGAAAACATTTATAAAGAGCTGTCTACAGACATAGATGGTTTTGTTCACCCTGGTCATGGAGATTTATCCGGATGGGCCAAACAAG GTGTTTTGCTGCTCAACGCTGTCCTCACGGTCCGGGCACATCAGGCCAACTCTCATAAAGAGAGAGGTTGGGAGCAGTTCACCGACGCCGTCGTGTCGTGGCTCAATCAGAACGCCCACGGCCTTGTCTTCTTGCTCTGGGGCTCTTATGCTCAGAAGAAGGGCAGTGCCATTGATAGG AAGCGGCACCACGTGCTGCAGACGGCGCACCCCTCGCCGCTGTCGGTGTACAGGGGCTTCTTCGGATGCAGGCATTTCTCTAAAACCAACGAGCTGCTGCAGAAGTCCGGCAAAGAGCCCATCAACTGGAAGGACCTGTGA